A single window of Hymenobacter sp. APR13 DNA harbors:
- the pfkA gene encoding 6-phosphofructokinase — translation MKRIAVFTSGGDAPGMNACIRAVVRTAVYHGIEVYGIMRGYSGMIKGEFVRLDSASVANTIQKGGTILKSARSQKFMTKEGRQQAFDQLVNNGIEGLVAIGGNGTFTGATLFEQEFGIPTVGAPGTIDNDLFGTDYTIGYDTAVNTALEAIDKIRDTADSHDRCFFVEVMGRDSGYIAIPCAIGGGAEIVMIPETQMSTEAVIDSLQNSWRRSKTSFIVVVAEGEEEGNAHTVAQRVKEAIPELDTRVTIIGHIQRGGAPSAADRMLASQIGIAAVEGLLNGMRNVMAGIVDRKLVYTPFSDTINKKKLINQSFMRMVEILSV, via the coding sequence ATGAAGCGTATTGCAGTTTTCACCAGCGGCGGCGACGCACCGGGCATGAATGCCTGCATTCGGGCCGTGGTGCGCACGGCCGTTTACCACGGCATTGAGGTGTATGGCATCATGCGCGGCTACAGCGGCATGATCAAGGGCGAATTCGTGCGCCTCGACTCGGCCTCGGTGGCTAACACCATCCAGAAAGGCGGCACCATCCTCAAGTCGGCCCGCAGCCAGAAGTTCATGACCAAGGAAGGCCGCCAGCAGGCGTTCGACCAGCTGGTTAACAACGGCATCGAAGGCCTCGTGGCCATCGGCGGCAACGGTACCTTCACCGGCGCCACCCTCTTCGAGCAGGAGTTCGGCATCCCCACCGTGGGCGCGCCCGGCACCATCGACAACGACCTGTTCGGCACCGACTACACCATCGGCTACGACACGGCCGTAAACACGGCCCTGGAGGCCATCGACAAGATCCGGGACACAGCCGACTCGCACGACCGCTGCTTCTTTGTGGAAGTGATGGGCCGCGACTCCGGCTACATTGCCATTCCCTGCGCCATCGGTGGCGGGGCCGAAATTGTGATGATTCCGGAAACCCAGATGAGCACCGAGGCCGTGATTGACTCGCTGCAAAACAGCTGGCGCCGTTCCAAAACCTCGTTCATTGTGGTAGTAGCCGAAGGCGAGGAAGAAGGCAACGCCCACACCGTGGCCCAGCGCGTGAAGGAAGCCATTCCGGAGCTCGACACCCGCGTGACCATTATCGGGCACATCCAGCGCGGCGGCGCTCCTTCCGCTGCCGACCGCATGCTGGCCTCGCAGATCGGCATTGCGGCCGTGGAAGGCCTGCTCAATGGCATGCGCAACGTCATGGCCGGCATCGTGGACCGCAAGCTCGTCTACACGCCCTTCTCCGACACTATCAACAAGAAGAAACTCATCAACCAGAGCTTCATGCGCATGGTAGAGATTCTGAGTGTTTAA
- a CDS encoding TerB family tellurite resistance protein — translation MFGFFENEQTRKVKSHIQNLAALAKADGHIDEREMSFIVAVGKKNGIRADEIRTLVANSANSRMIVPDNDSERFDQIFDMVDMMLADGIVDDNEMDFCTIMAEKLGFRKDVVGLLIKQISQGVKDGMDRDSIKTDTQALLN, via the coding sequence ATGTTTGGTTTTTTTGAAAACGAGCAAACCCGCAAAGTCAAGAGCCATATTCAGAACCTGGCGGCGCTGGCCAAGGCCGACGGCCACATCGATGAGCGGGAGATGAGCTTTATCGTAGCCGTGGGCAAGAAAAACGGCATCCGGGCCGACGAAATCCGGACGCTGGTAGCCAACAGCGCCAACAGCCGCATGATTGTGCCCGACAACGACTCCGAGCGATTCGACCAGATTTTTGACATGGTGGACATGATGCTGGCCGATGGCATCGTGGACGACAACGAAATGGACTTCTGCACCATCATGGCCGAAAAGCTGGGCTTCCGCAAAGACGTGGTTGGCCTGCTCATCAAGCAGATTTCGCAGGGCGTGAAAGACGGCATGGACCGGGACAGCATCAAAACCGACACGCAGGCGTTGTTGAATTAA
- the miaA gene encoding tRNA (adenosine(37)-N6)-dimethylallyltransferase MiaA: MSVLSDLITTLELQLATAPGPTLVVVAGPTAVGKTALSVQLAQHFRTEIVSADSRQFFREMSIGTAKPTPVEMQGVPHHFIDSHSITEDYSAGRFEADALRVLAELFGRHEVVVLTGGSGLYLQALTDGLDELPTSNPDLRAQLQQELAATGLAPLVEELARLDPVAHARIDRQNHQRVLRAVEVCRATGQPFSSFQTGRTAASRPFRIIKTALTREREVLYERINQRVDEMLAAGLLAEVESLLPFRHHNALQTVGYQEIFGYLDGLYDWEEAVRLLKRNTRHYAKRQLTWLRRDAEYQWVELLNG; encoded by the coding sequence ATGAGTGTTCTTTCTGATCTGATAACTACGCTGGAGTTGCAGCTGGCCACTGCTCCGGGCCCTACGCTGGTGGTGGTGGCCGGCCCCACCGCCGTGGGCAAAACGGCGCTCAGCGTGCAGCTGGCCCAGCATTTCCGCACCGAAATCGTGTCGGCTGACTCGCGGCAGTTTTTCCGGGAGATGAGCATCGGCACGGCCAAGCCCACTCCTGTCGAGATGCAGGGCGTGCCGCACCACTTCATCGACTCGCACAGCATCACGGAAGACTACAGCGCCGGCCGCTTCGAGGCCGATGCGCTGCGGGTGCTAGCCGAGCTGTTCGGCCGCCACGAGGTAGTAGTGCTCACGGGCGGCTCCGGCCTCTACCTGCAGGCCCTCACCGACGGCCTTGATGAGCTGCCCACTTCCAACCCGGACCTGCGCGCCCAGCTGCAGCAGGAGCTGGCTGCCACCGGCCTCGCGCCGCTGGTGGAAGAGCTGGCCCGCCTCGACCCCGTGGCCCACGCCCGCATCGATAGGCAAAACCATCAGCGAGTGCTGCGAGCCGTGGAAGTGTGCCGCGCCACCGGGCAGCCGTTCAGCAGCTTCCAGACCGGGCGCACGGCCGCCAGCCGGCCCTTCCGCATCATCAAAACGGCCCTCACCCGCGAGCGGGAAGTGCTGTACGAGCGTATCAACCAGCGCGTCGACGAGATGCTGGCCGCGGGCCTGCTGGCTGAAGTGGAAAGCCTGCTGCCCTTCCGCCACCACAACGCCCTGCAAACCGTGGGCTACCAGGAAATCTTCGGCTACCTCGATGGCCTCTACGACTGGGAAGAGGCCGTGCGCCTGCTCAAGCGCAACACCCGCCACTACGCCAAGCGCCAGCTCACCTGGCTCCGCCGCGACGCGGAGTATCAGTGGGTTGAATTGTTAAATGGTTAA
- a CDS encoding glycosyltransferase — protein sequence MAAPRLVFTVTTDLNYDQRMQRICGSLARADYAVLLVGREWSTSRPLTPQPYQQHRLRCRFQRGKLFYLEFNLRLLCYLWGQRAAAWCAIDLDTALPVWLRSRFAGQPLVYDAHELFTEVPEVVARPAVQRLWRAVERFVVPRAALAYTVGPALARLFESRYGRPFEVIRNISRLEATPLPPAPAAAPEGGYILYQGALNAGRGLEQLLAAMPAVAGRLVICGEGDLSEALRAQAAALGLTQSGQVEFRGFVLPDELREITRHAGLGLNLLENRGLSYYYSLANKFFDYLHAGIPQVVTDFPEYRALNEQYDVAELVPDLKPDTLAAALNRLLPGGEAARYHQLAENCRLARPQLSWQHEETRLLALYAALVGPPQPVSA from the coding sequence ATGGCTGCACCGCGCCTGGTTTTTACCGTCACCACCGATCTGAATTACGACCAGCGGATGCAGCGCATTTGCGGCTCGCTGGCGCGGGCCGACTACGCGGTGCTGCTGGTGGGGCGGGAGTGGAGCACTTCGCGGCCGCTCACCCCGCAGCCCTACCAGCAGCACCGGCTGCGCTGCCGCTTCCAGCGCGGCAAGCTGTTTTACCTGGAGTTCAACCTGCGGCTGCTGTGCTACCTGTGGGGCCAGCGCGCCGCCGCCTGGTGCGCCATCGACCTGGATACGGCGCTGCCCGTGTGGCTGCGGTCCCGCTTTGCGGGCCAGCCGCTGGTGTACGACGCCCACGAGCTGTTTACGGAAGTGCCCGAAGTGGTGGCGCGCCCGGCCGTGCAGCGCCTGTGGCGCGCCGTAGAGCGGTTTGTGGTGCCGCGCGCCGCCCTGGCCTACACCGTGGGGCCGGCGCTGGCCCGGCTGTTTGAGAGCCGCTACGGCCGGCCGTTTGAGGTGATCCGCAACATCAGCCGCTTGGAAGCCACGCCCCTGCCGCCCGCTCCGGCCGCCGCGCCTGAGGGCGGCTACATCCTGTACCAGGGTGCCCTCAACGCTGGGCGCGGTCTGGAGCAACTGCTGGCGGCCATGCCCGCCGTGGCAGGCCGGCTGGTGATTTGCGGCGAAGGCGACCTGTCGGAGGCGCTGCGGGCGCAGGCGGCGGCGCTGGGGCTCACCCAGAGCGGGCAGGTGGAGTTCCGGGGCTTTGTGCTGCCCGATGAGCTGCGCGAGATTACGCGCCACGCCGGCCTGGGCCTCAACCTGCTCGAAAACAGGGGCCTGAGCTACTACTATTCGCTGGCTAACAAATTTTTCGACTACCTGCACGCCGGCATTCCGCAGGTGGTCACCGACTTTCCGGAGTACCGCGCCCTCAACGAGCAGTACGACGTGGCCGAGCTGGTGCCCGACCTGAAGCCCGACACTCTGGCCGCCGCTCTCAACCGCTTGCTGCCCGGTGGCGAGGCTGCCCGCTACCACCAGTTGGCTGAAAACTGCCGGCTGGCCCGCCCGCAGCTCAGCTGGCAGCACGAAGAAACCCGGCTGCTGGCGCTGTATGCCGCGCTGGTCGGCCCTCCCCAACCTGTTTCCGCATGA